The Tautonia rosea genome includes a region encoding these proteins:
- a CDS encoding transposase domain-containing protein, translated as MDYRAGRTAAILDSVVGSCKRLGGDPFADLNDVLNRLPTHPVERLGELLPKLWLAAYPDTRRKATI; from the coding sequence ATTGATTACCGGGCCGGCCGGACGGCGGCGATCCTCGACAGCGTCGTCGGCAGTTGTAAGCGGCTTGGTGGCGATCCATTCGCCGACCTCAACGATGTGTTGAATCGGCTGCCGACTCATCCCGTCGAGCGGCTCGGAGAGCTGCTGCCCAAGCTATGGTTGGCGGCCTACCCGGACACGCGGCGAAAGGCTACGATCTGA